In Treponema primitia ZAS-2, a genomic segment contains:
- the gspG gene encoding type II secretion system major pseudopilin GspG — MLVIILLHIIKNRKNRKIREDKQGGWTFIETLIVIGIILVLTSSVGFMAVKYLDRAKVVTARSQIETLALSVDAYFFDCGQYPQDTQGLSALWEKPKTGTVPVFWNGPYINKPLPKDPWGNDYEYLIPGYKGMPYGIRSLGGDGCEGGTGNEADLCSWE; from the coding sequence ATGTTAGTAATAATATTACTGCACATAATAAAAAACCGCAAGAACAGGAAAATCAGGGAAGACAAACAGGGTGGATGGACTTTCATAGAAACCTTGATTGTCATAGGTATCATCCTGGTTTTGACATCCTCTGTAGGCTTCATGGCGGTAAAGTACCTGGACCGGGCCAAGGTTGTTACCGCCCGCAGCCAGATAGAAACTCTGGCACTATCGGTGGACGCCTACTTTTTCGACTGCGGCCAGTACCCCCAGGACACACAGGGGCTTTCCGCACTCTGGGAAAAGCCCAAAACAGGAACCGTCCCCGTTTTCTGGAATGGCCCCTACATTAACAAACCCCTGCCAAAGGATCCCTGGGGTAACGACTATGAGTACCTCATCCCGGGATACAAGGGTATGCCCTACGGCATTCGTTCTCTGGGCGGAGACGGCTGC